From Streptomyces sp. 6-11-2, one genomic window encodes:
- a CDS encoding ABC transporter permease, protein MLVHSRKGRWAAAALFLVLFLPLFALPLLVILAASFATNWSSVLPSGLTTAHYAAAAHGEASQALITSLLTALAASLLALTVGTWAALAAAGLGRRHRAVLDALFVLPVAVPSVVVGLAVLVAFSQPPVLLNGTRWVVVIAHTVLVTAFAYQSVSAALRRLDPAYEQAAASLGAGPARVLWRVRLPLLLPSLTAAAGLCFALSMGELSATMMLYPPDWTPLPVLIYAATDRGSLFAGSALAVVLMAATLLVLLAVSRIRTRAAHR, encoded by the coding sequence GTGCTGGTGCATAGCCGCAAGGGCAGGTGGGCCGCCGCCGCCCTGTTCCTCGTCCTCTTCCTGCCCCTGTTCGCGCTGCCGCTGCTGGTGATCCTGGCGGCCTCCTTCGCCACGAACTGGTCGAGCGTGCTGCCCTCCGGCCTCACCACGGCCCACTACGCGGCGGCCGCTCACGGCGAGGCGTCGCAGGCGCTCATCACCAGCCTGCTCACCGCCCTGGCCGCGAGCCTGCTCGCGCTCACCGTCGGCACCTGGGCAGCGCTCGCGGCCGCCGGACTCGGGCGGCGCCACCGCGCCGTGCTGGACGCCCTGTTCGTACTGCCCGTCGCCGTCCCCTCCGTGGTGGTGGGCCTGGCGGTCCTGGTCGCGTTCTCCCAGCCGCCGGTGCTGCTCAACGGCACCCGGTGGGTCGTCGTCATCGCGCACACCGTGCTGGTCACGGCCTTCGCGTACCAGTCGGTCTCCGCCGCCCTGCGCCGCCTCGACCCGGCCTACGAACAGGCCGCCGCCTCCCTCGGCGCCGGGCCCGCCCGGGTCCTGTGGCGGGTGCGGCTGCCGCTGCTGCTGCCCTCGCTCACCGCCGCGGCCGGCCTCTGCTTCGCCCTGTCCATGGGGGAGTTGAGCGCCACGATGATGCTCTACCCGCCGGACTGGACTCCGCTGCCCGTCCTGATCTACGCGGCCACCGACCGCGGCTCCCTGTTCGCCGGCTCCGCC
- a CDS encoding 2-aminoethylphosphonate ABC transporter permease subunit gives MTRRLLWAAPPVAVLALVFLYPLALVLRQSVQPDTGGTSLQPYTDVFASAAFGEALWTTVWLALAATAGCLVLGFLLALVIAFVPFPGAKAVARFVDVFLSFPSFLITLALLFVYGTVGMANGLWQDVTGAANGPFQFLTTPWGVLLAEITYFTPFVMRPLLAAFSQLDTAQLEAASSLGARAPRIVRSVILPEALPALAAGGSLVLVLCLNEFGIVLFTGAKGVTTLPMLVYSKAILESDYPGACVVAVVNVLISVGLYGLYRVVSRRAGA, from the coding sequence CCCTCGTCTTCCTCTACCCCCTCGCCCTCGTCCTGCGGCAGTCCGTCCAGCCGGACACCGGCGGCACCTCCCTCCAGCCGTACACCGACGTCTTCGCCTCCGCCGCGTTCGGCGAGGCCCTGTGGACCACCGTGTGGCTGGCGCTCGCCGCCACCGCCGGGTGCCTCGTGCTCGGCTTCCTGCTCGCCCTCGTCATCGCCTTCGTGCCGTTCCCCGGCGCGAAGGCGGTCGCCCGGTTCGTCGACGTCTTCCTGTCCTTCCCCTCCTTCCTGATCACCCTCGCCCTGCTCTTCGTCTACGGCACGGTCGGCATGGCCAACGGGCTCTGGCAGGACGTCACCGGGGCGGCGAACGGACCCTTCCAGTTCCTGACCACGCCGTGGGGCGTGCTGCTGGCCGAGATCACGTACTTCACCCCGTTCGTGATGCGGCCGCTGCTCGCCGCCTTCTCCCAGCTGGACACCGCGCAGCTGGAGGCGGCCAGTTCGCTCGGGGCCCGCGCGCCCCGGATCGTCCGCAGCGTGATCCTGCCCGAGGCACTGCCCGCGCTGGCGGCCGGCGGCAGCCTCGTCCTGGTGCTGTGCCTCAACGAGTTCGGGATCGTGCTGTTCACCGGGGCGAAAGGAGTCACGACCCTGCCCATGCTCGTCTACAGCAAGGCCATCCTGGAGTCCGACTACCCGGGCGCGTGCGTGGTCGCCGTCGTCAACGTCCTGATCTCCGTGGGCCTCTACGGCCTCTACCGGGTGGTGAGCCGCCGTGCTGGTGCATAG